The Vigna angularis cultivar LongXiaoDou No.4 chromosome 9, ASM1680809v1, whole genome shotgun sequence DNA window TGAAGTGAAGATCGAGCAGTGAGACCGCTCGGCCTGTATTGTATTTAGTTGAATTGAatggtcgttcgaccatctctcgttttcatttaagtttattttggaCCGTTCGGTAAACGTtttctgtaaaccgttcggtcaggtttttaTTTGTGCGTTCGACTTCAGATTGTGATTCGTGTTGTAAGGTGTACGGCTTGgcttttgtttttagtgaaaaactgtactgaattattattaaatgtgactTTCTGAATTTATtgttatgactgtatttttgggatgtcacaggAAGCAATTAGGAAGTCACGAGAGTTGTCTTTTTGGAAGTGGGGAGCAAGAAAACGTCCGTGATACTCTTGTGTTTGGCACCATGCAAGCTTGAAAGATAAAAGGAGGTACTGGTTTCTGAAATGGAGAAGAAGCCTTGCTACCTTGCTGCCATTTTTGTgagagaaggagaagttcaaagcTTGGTGGAATTACTTGGAGCTGCAAGTTTTGGAAGAGTTAGACTCAaagaattcacaaaggaagtcttcaagaggtaaggggagatAGATTTTTCGTTTTGGTTAGTTCATTTTGCTGTTTTTGGTAGAAATCTAAAAGCtttagagttaaaaatggaggttttctggttttctggaaAATCAGTGATTCtgcaaaatctgcagaatcgcgttcgtctaatttggtttcaaattggacgttcgtccaaaacttgacaaattgaacgttcgtccacgttgttttgagcgctcgtctctttttctctgtcgagcgttcgtttctgaacgttcgttcgtcttagtaacgagcgctcgtccaaacagtgttgtcgagcgttcgtccttaagttacatgttgagcgttcgttcttaaatattctgaacgttcgtcctaacagtATATGACCAAATATAGGTGGGtttctgagcgttcgttcatatatagtggattaacgagcgttggtgATAAGGATTTGAGTAGAAAGCGTCTGTGTGCgcctgtgaacgttcgttcattccaggtaagggaagcttacttaatttaactgtttttgatGTATGTTATTTGtaaacgttcgttattttgacTGTATGAAGTTGTTATGATTGGgttatgtgaacgttcgtttttatggaatgaaaatgatatatgactATGTTACATGTGATGCATGAGATGTTGGGTGGAATAGAATATATGAAATCTGAGATTTTGGGTTGAtatgaaagaatgaaagtaTGTGATTTCAATGAGATTTTGAACTGGAATGTATAtggaatgaaataataaaacacTCCCCTGTAATTGCGTACGTTCATTGCTGAACGGtctctgaccgttcggtttttctgaTGAAAATAACACAAGTGGGATTCGTTCATTTGGATCGATCccttgttgaggacgagcgtcctcatgtCTAAAGTCTACTAGCGTTCGGTttcacactgagcgttcgtcctagtgcTCGTTTTCAtatagagcgttcgtcctggtgCTCGCTTGAAAtatagagcgttcgtccaaatgatgctcggttttgaactgagtgttcgtccaaatgaTGCTCAGTTTTGAACTgagtgttcgtccaaatgaTGATCCGTtcgaaatgagcgttcgtcctttcgTGTGCTCGGGTTGAATATGAGCGTTTGTTCAAATTGGAGTTCGGTctcataccgaacgttcgttcaaattggAGTTCGGTCTCGTACCGAACGTTCGTCAAAATTGGCGTTCGGTCTCAGATTGAGCGCTCGATCTAATtggtgctcggtctcacactgagtgttcgtccaaatgaTGATCCGTTCGAAATGAGCGTttgtcctaatagtgctcggttttgagctgagcgttcgtcctaatagtgctcggttttgagctgagcgttcgtcctaatagtgctcggttttgagctgagcgttcgtcctaatagtgctcggtattattttgagcgctcgttctctgAACGTAACTGTTTCTCTGCCGTTCGTACTTTAATACGAACGAGCGTTCTTTTGGTCTCGCTgacagcgttcgtccagtgaacAGTACCTGACTTGCATTTTTCTGAACATAAACCGTTCGTTCTTCGattcgaacgagcgtctttCGGTCTCACTTTTGGCGTTCGTTCTTTGATCCGACGAGCGTTCTTTTGGCCTCGCggatagcgttcgtcctcgttctccTTGTGAtggaacgttcggtatttaaatgatgaatagttcatgatgaacagtaaatgatgaatagtaaaatgacaaatattaaatgatgaagattgcatgagatgaatggaaataTTGTGACTTTTGAAAGAACGTTCTTTTTTAATGGCTtccttatgaatgatgaaaatgattatggaatgatgactagtgaattatgaatatatgatcaaaagtgaatgatgaactatatatgagatgaaataaaAGTATGGACGATTAAgtgagcgttccaaggaggaacgactcagaatttgattattgagatttgtaaagtatgaatgtggtaagcttagccggttgttcatcctgatgttccgtgagtactcgtcctcatgtagaggggatacgtcatgtgtgggaacggcaggaggtcctagtcctgaTGATTATTGGACAGAtaggattaacctcgggtggcagctgatgagagttccagttactacatcacccgggtgcacgaacaccgaagctacacagaattcatacagtccggacagtcagtcgtgttgagtttaaTTTGTGAATACGTTAATGTGGGTTGTTGTTTAatgaatgtgtatgttgaaATATACATGTATGTTGAATAGTTTACCtaaatttatatgttgatgcatgagttaaattacgtaagcttaccctttcgttttccttgtgttgtcaattgttcttgtacgtccgtcttgtcattgcaatgatcatccgtgtggatgtgagcagatggagacgagcgtttggaagatgcgttgaatgaagagaacctagtggatgttgaagtgaagatcGAGCAGTGAGACCACTCGGCCTGTATTGTATTTAGTTGAATTGAatggtcgttcgaccatctctcgttttcatttaagtttattttggaCCGTTCGGTAAACGTTTTCTGTAAACCGTTCAGTCAGGTTTTTATTTGTGCGTTCGACTTCAGATTGTGATTCGTGTTGTAAGGTGTACGGCTTGgcttttgtttttagtgaaaaactgtactgaattattattaaatgtgactttctgaatttatagttatgactgtatttttgggatgtcacaaccCAAATTATAGAAGTATagacaaaaaaacataataattaataaccaccattattattatacaagtataaaagtcaaccaaaaaaaaaagtccATGCTTTATACACCTCCCCTTTTTACCATACAACTTAATTCATAATAGTTTTTCATCCCACATCAAAAGTGGTCCCCACATATCCACCACTCTCTCTCCTTATTGTTAATTTACTTTCGTCACATGCCAAATACCATGTATCTCACTAGCCATCACATAATTGCTTCCGTAaattcatatatacatatataatataccATAATTACTCCTAAGTCCATGCATCATATTTTCATGGAAATAAACCCTTACGTGAACTACCATATAAATCCCACCCTAATATATATAAaccataatatattattatacaaaACTTTTCCAGTGCAACCCATGCCAATAAATTTCTTTCATTCACGTTCACTGCATGAAacatttattacataatttcCTCCTCCTTTCTCTCACATCCCAATGCCATAATACTCCTATACCATTTAGTTTCACGCGGGCCCAAGCGCACTTAATATATTCAAACTCAACTCATACACTTATTTTCCCTCATCACCAGTAAATTGATAGAATGAAGAGAGGAAAAATGTTGGTGTTTGTTGTGCTGACACTATTGTTTTGCTCTTTATGTGATTCTTCAAGGTTGATGAAGAATGTTGAAAGCCAAAATAGGAGAAATCTTCTTGCGAATGGCCTTGGTCTCACTCCTCCAATGGGGTATGAAATCTATGTATATGCAATTATTAAGTTCTTTTATCCACTTGCTACAATTATCACATCACATACAAAAAACATCACAACATACAATAAATTACTACTGATTGATGCATTCAAACATTTATGATTTGTGATTCAGGTGGAATAGCTGGAATCATTATCACGAGAATATAAATGAAACCATCATCCGAAAAGCAGGTATCTAATTTTAGCAGATGATAAAAGAATcactaataattattatctcAATAAAGCATGTTACTTCCAGGTACCATAAACACAACATTTGTTCATCTGGGACAAACATTATAGCAACtttaaaactttaaagaaaGGATTTTTAGTGGAATCAGATGGCCCATTgagttcataattttttatttatttttacctgTAACCTTTTTACTGAAGACAGTAAAGAATTGTGGTTCAATGTAGTATGCATGAGTACTGTATATCTAGAATATTCAATTCAACATCACAGTCTAATTGCAAAATTGTTCATATTGTTTTGCAGCTGATGTCCTTGTTTCTTCTGGTCTTTCTGAGCTTGGGTACATTTACGTTAACATAGGtaaatgaaaaaacattttttttccagTGTTGATAGCcagctttatttttatttcacttcATTTTAGTTTGCAAAATGACATAAGAACTGCAAGTAACCTTGATCAACAATTCTTTACATTACAGATGATGGCTGGGGTGAAATGACTCGAGATATCGATGTATGGATTGTATTGATAGTATACGTTTTGTTTCTTCATCTctttaaacctaattaaaatgatttcatTGAAATTAATAAAGTATTTCATCCAAATTGTCTGTTACAGGATAATTTGGTACCtgataaaaaacattttccttttgGCATCAAAGCCCTAGCAGATTATGTTCATGAGAGGGGTCTGAAGCTTGGCATTTATGCAGATGCAGGGTacaagatataataaaaaaaatacatatgttGTTCAACTCTTTCATTGTTTAGGTTTATGTAGAACTGTGTTTGAGGGTAATTTTGCAGGTACTATACTTGTGAAAAACGTATGCCTGGTTCACTTGGCTATGAAGAGCAAGATGCCAAGACTTTCGCATCATGGGTAtattatatacacacatatttaTGACCCTGATTATCAATTAACGATGAATGTCAACAACACTTTTTTCTATAATTAGCTAAAGTTTattagaaattagaaattttggCATGTTCTGCTAATCACTTAGCAATTCCCCTCTTGATTTAGCAGTAAAGAGTGATAGAAAGAATGTTGTTAATGGTCATTAGTGTGTCATGTTTTGTAATGATTAGCAGACTTGAAGGCTTGAAGATGAAAAGCCAAAATTGAGACTTATAGTGTTTGATTTATTACAACAAGTGTATGACAAGTATTTGAATATAGAAAGACTTGCTGTCAATTGAACAAACTTTTATTAATATCATTGTTTCTTCTTGCAGGGTGTTGATTATCTCAAGTATGATAATTGTAACAATGGTGGAATAAAGCCTCTTCAAAGGTAGCAGAAGCTAGTTACATATTTAATAGCacttttatggttatttttcaatcttatcTTGGTACTCAAAAGTGAAAATTGTTGTGTTCTTTTGATATCTTAGATATCCTATTATGACTCGAGCTTTGATGAAGGCAGGCCGTCCAATCTACTTCTCATTATGTGAATGGtaattttgtttacttttagAATGTTGATTGTTTCAAATTTTTCCCTCTGATTACATGTTCTTTGTTCTTAGGGGAGACATGCACCCTGCATTATGGGGTTTTCCAGTGGGAAATAGCTGGAGAACTAGTGATGACATTGATGATAACTGGGAAAGGTAAGCAAGAAATTGTAACAAAGTTTGGTTTATGCTTAGTGATTGtagaaaatatatgtaaaattgtTCACTTTTGGCAGAATGGTTTCAAGAATAGACAGAAATGATGTTTATGCTGATTTTGCAAAACCTGGTGGTTGGAATGGTATGAATTTCACTGATAACTCATGAGAGAGTATCTCTTTTGTATTCATCTTACTGTGCACCATTCTTTAATAATCCTTAAAATCAATAGATCCTGACATGCTGGAGGTAGGAAATGGAAAGATGAAGAAACATGAATACGTTGTTCACTTCAGTTTATGGGCCATTTCCAAGGTACCATCCATCTTAAACATTGTCTTGTCATGCTTGTATGTAACTTCTATGAAGAGACATATACTTCAGATTAGATTGTTCATGCACTGAATTGCAAGTCGTGTGAATATTGTCTTCTAATTAGAAATAGATACAAGTTTTGTAAGAGCTATTTAAAAGCCATGCTTAAACACTGCACTTTGTAGATTCTGTTTTTTCATGCAAAGACTTATTGCAGGCTCCTCTTCTTATTGGCTGTGATCTTGGAAAAATGGACGATGACACTCTAGAGATACTATCAAATGCAGAGGTTATTGCAGTTAACCAAGGTGGAGAGATACTATACTATCAGTTCTGCATTATACATTAAGCTATAATGACCTTTTATGTGTGTggttttttaacatgtttttgttcCAATTTCAGATCCACTTGGTGTACAAGCTAAAAGGGTTAGGATGGAAGGAGCACTCGAGGTAAATTTCACTTAGAAATAATCCAAACGTGAGTTTAAGTCTTGTCGATAGAAATGACAGtgaaatatcatataaaaaaagaCTCAGAAGTTCATTGTCTTGAACTTTTGAGTTAAAAGTAGTGTTGATGTTTTATGTGGATTAGACTCAACCTCACATATTTATAATCTCttcctaatttaaaaaaaactcatcAATGGTATCAGATTTTCAGGTCCATTGAACCCCTTTGGCAACAAATTTCACCATGTAATGTACACACCTTGGACTCAATCCTAAAACAACACCACAAATTCAACCTAAACACTACTGTTCAACTTCAAATAACACCACACAGTTGAAGGTGCATGAGAGCAATGATTCCATGCATGCATGCGGttgaatgagaaagaaaagaaacaagtATGTAATGAAAATCTGATTTTTGATCAGGTTTGGGCAGGTCCTCTTTCAGAATACAGGGTGGCTGTTCTCTTACTGAATAAATGCAGTGATCGCCTTTCAGAGATGACTGCAGAATGGGAAGATATCGGCCTTGACCCTTCAACTGTTGTTCAAGCAAGAGATCTTTGGGAGGTAATACAACAATTTAGTCACAAATTCTACGTTGTTTTTCAATGGATACTGATGCTATAATGACACATGTTCTTTTCTGATGTATGCAGCACGAGACATTGGAAAGACAGTTCGTGGGCAAAATGACTGTCACTGTTGAACCGCATTCTTGCAAGATGTATGTGTTGAAGCCAATAGCTTGAATTTCAGAACATGTTCTTCTCAACTTTTTATTCATAGAGACATCATTCTACCTTTTTCTTACTTTATGCAATGCTATTCTTAGttatatttatgttgttttgtcAGTGTCAGTGTTTCTTTAATATCTTGAGTGCTCATGGTTAGGATAATCCATACTTAACCATATAACTATTCTTCTATGAGAAtcggagagagagaaaaataactataatcatttgataactatatataatatttgaaacatggatattatatataatcaaatcataatTCGTTTTGGTGTGATAAAACtggttttatttgtattttttttaaattagtcaCGTAACCTATTATAACCAAAATGTGTTATACCAATTATAATACTCAGAATTGAttctgaaaataaataattttgttttgaaaattgattttatgGTTATTATTACACCTTAACAacctattttactttttatttaaaaaagaaaaaaaaaacgacaaatataaacatgttttatgCTTGAATAgttgaaacatatttaaataaaactgaTTTTAAAGGTTAAAAGTATTTCTAAGGACTAAAATCAATTATTgatctaaaatatttaactgTCAAATTAATACTTGTGGAGAACCGATTATGGTTTAGTTATAAGATTCACATATCaaatatgattaatatttataatcggattcttctttttccttacacaaagaaaaaaaggtccataataataattttattataaaacaaatacaCATGTGCctattacatatattttttttattaataattactaGTGAAAACATGTGAATgtatctttcttttttgttataaataacaattaatctaattttaaaaacaattaaattcaaGTAAATAACcatttaaaaggataaaaagaacaagttaattatcattttagttttaaaaaaagttatttaaaaagagaaaatccTCTTTATCATTGATAATTATCATCAAACCATTTTAAAAACTTGAATAcctatttagttttaaaagtgATACAAATGTATTACCTCAATAAAGATGAATAATAAACCGTGggacaataaaaagaaaattgatttggTAAGTTAAGGGAATTAGTTAAGTTTATGTAATGAAAACAATGCGCCATTATTGGAAGTAATGTGATTTTTCTTTAGATTGTAAATCATAGCGAGATACTGCAAAATTGAATCTGTTGCAAAGGAGTGATATCATATACAGTATTCATATTTACCACAGATCATGTACAACATTCacattgaaaatatttctgtaatatcttttcatttaaattagtgtttaaaattaaaaatgtcttTGGATACAACTTCCTCCATATATCAtatctttcatattttcaaaacatattttgaaaactcTCAAAATCTAAACACATATTTGGTCCATCTACCGGAAGAGCCTTGAGGCTGATCTCTTAAAGACTTTTCCTTCAAGTTTTAGCCGTCTATATGCTTCTCTCAGATGACAAGGCCGAATTGGTCCAGATTCCTTCCTTTCTTTCATAACTATTCTAGCTGCAAAATATAGTACAATTCATTAACATAAAAAACTGGAATTATGCAAAATGTGTGCTTGCACTGAATAAAACACAGCAACATCGTTAAAATCTGTAGAAGTAGATACTGTGATTTTAGAAGTGTATCAAACTTACAAAGAAGAACTAGCCTTACCTGTTTCAACAACTTCACCAACAAACATTTTTGCAATGCCTGATACTACAATCGTCATTGGCACTGAAATCTTCTGGGTCCCCGTGATACTAGCCAATAACTGATAGGGGAGGGAGAGGAGAAAATTTCAGCAATACCGACGCAAATTTGGATATAGAGAATGATAATCCATAAACACGCAAAATCATGAGTTGAATCCAAAAGGAGCAGCATGCACACACCCAGCCAATCATCAAGGAGAAAATGCAAATGTTGCCTCAATCAGTTAAAAGCAGGACAAAGTCCAGCAAATAATTTGACAACTTTAACTTTTTACATTTGACAATGTCTTGTGTCTAAGGTGGTGGTGTAATCTAATCCTCTATGAGTGTTGACATTAATTCTCAATCAAGAAACAAACAAGCCTACCCGGCTAAACCATAAAGCTTCAATTCTGATACATGATCAATTTCAGTATTTACAGCAGCGTATTGATCTCTTTATGATTGTTTGATGCAATGATATTGATGCCCTTATTCTTTTTCTCCCATCATATTTTCATTGCACCTATTAATTTCCCGTGGAAAATTTCCTTAACATCAACAAACCACCAATCCAAAACCATACTTGTTCTTTATTTCCAGAGTAAATTACACAACCCTAAGATTTTATCAAATCTACCCTCTCCCTTTCTAATCCCTACCCTACACCAACTCCTCttgtttataattgtttaaaatacaTTACGGTCACTTCCTCT harbors:
- the LOC108347241 gene encoding alpha-galactosidase 1 translates to MLVFVVLTLLFCSLCDSSRLMKNVESQNRRNLLANGLGLTPPMGWNSWNHYHENINETIIRKAADVLVSSGLSELGYIYVNIDDGWGEMTRDIDDNLVPDKKHFPFGIKALADYVHERGLKLGIYADAGYYTCEKRMPGSLGYEEQDAKTFASWGVDYLKYDNCNNGGIKPLQRYPIMTRALMKAGRPIYFSLCEWGDMHPALWGFPVGNSWRTSDDIDDNWERMVSRIDRNDVYADFAKPGGWNDPDMLEVGNGKMKKHEYVVHFSLWAISKAPLLIGCDLGKMDDDTLEILSNAEVIAVNQDPLGVQAKRVRMEGALEVWAGPLSEYRVAVLLLNKCSDRLSEMTAEWEDIGLDPSTVVQARDLWEHETLERQFVGKMTVTVEPHSCKMYVLKPIA